Genomic segment of uncultured Fibrobacter sp.:
GTCGTTGATGCCTGCTTCGGCGAGGGCGGCTTTGCGTTCCAGGCAGGTTGCACATTTGCCGCAATGGATTTTTCCGCCTTTATAGCATGACCAGGTTTCGCTGTAGTCAATGCCGAGCGTTTTGCCTTTGCGGGCGATGTCTGCTTTAGATATGTTCGTGTACGGCGCATCGATGGTGATGCCTGCATAAGTCCCTGCGGCAATCGCTGCGGACATGTTTTTCACGAATTCTTCGCGGCAGTCCGGGTAAATTGCGTGGTCGCCAAAATGGTTCGCCATCATCACTTTCGCGAGGTTCCGGCTTTCGGCAAGGCCTGCGGCAACGGATAGCATGATGCCGTTTCGGAACGGGACGACCGTGGATTTCATGTTCTCGGAGGAATAGTCTCCTTCGGGAATGGCATCTGCACCAGACAACAGGGACGACGTAAAGTAGTCGTGCATGAATTTGAGTGGGAGGGTGATGTGCGGAATCCCCAGTTTTTCGCAATGGAAGCGTGCAAAGGGAATTTCGTTGTCGTTGTGGTTGCTGCCGTAATCGAACGAGACGGCAAGGGCAATCTCGGCGGCGCGTTCGTAAAGCAGGGTCGTACTGTCCATTCCACCGGACAAGACCAGCAATGCGTCTTTCATAGGGGCTCCTAGTTTTGTTTAAAGTCAGGATGGGTTTCGAACTGACTAGGGGGAAATATAGAAACTCTTTTTTAGGGAAATATGTTATATTTCAAGGAAAAGGTAGGTAATCATGTCCATAGGAATCCCTGAAATCATCTTGATTGTCGTGGTGGTGCTTTTGCTTTTCGGAGCAAAGCGCATTCCTGAACTGGCTCGTTCGCTCGGGAAAGCCCAGAACGAATACAAGAAGGCGAAGGATGCTCTGAAGGAAGAAGCCGAGGATTTGCAGAAGACTGTAGAGAAGGCGGCAGAAAAAGAGAATTGAGCTCGGTTGCTCTATGCCGGAACAAGAAAATTCACTTGTGTCGCATCTGGAGGCTCTGCGGCGTGCGTTAATCCGTTCGCTTGTGGCGCTCGCTATTGGGATTGTCCCGATTTTTTTTGTATCCCCGTATGTTCTGGGCTGGTTTTGTGAACAAATTGCCTTGCAGGGCGGGATAACGCTCCATTATTTTTCGCCGATGGAAGTGTTCCTGTTGCAGGTGAAAATTTCGGCGCTCCTGGATTGTGTGCTGTTTTCTCCCTATATTGCATGGAATATGTGGCAGTTCGTGTTGCCGGCACTTTATGATAAAGAAAAACGCTTTGTCCGTTCGATTGCCGTATTGACCAGCTTGTTGTTCGTGGCGGGTGTGTCTTTTTGCCTGATTGTGTGCTTCCCGCTTGTTGTTCGGTTTGGGATGAGTTTTGCAGGCGATATGCTGATGCCTGTGTTCGGGATTTCGAACTTGGTGTCGCTTGCACTTTGGCTTTCGTTTGCGTTCGGTTGTATGTTCCAGTTCCCGTTAGTGACCTATGCGCTCATCCGTGGTGGAATTGTGAGCTACGAAACGGTTTGCAACAAGCGCCCGTATGTGGTTGTGGGAATCCTGTTGTTGGCCGCACTCCTCACGCCTCCAGATGTGGTGAGCCAGCTGATTCTCGGAATGCCGACGTATCTTTTGTTTGAAACAGGACTTTTGGCGGCTCGGCCATATAAAGGCCGCGAACAGAAGGAATCCTAGTCTAAGGGTTCCTTGTTCTTTACACAGCGGATGGGCAGGGCCAAGGTCCCGTCAAAACCGCTCTCGTCAGCGAAACCGGCAGAATTTACATCGAAGCGTAAACCCGATGCCGATTCACAATTTTCGGCGGGGCATTCGCTACGTGAACTTGTCCACAGGTAGGCTTGTTCGCCGGCTTGTTCGCTGGGTGTGTAGCCATTCGCGGGGAGGGTGCAGTAACCTGTAGGGAGTGCCGAGAAACCGTATTCATCGGTGCCGTTGCCGTTTTTCCATCCGGTGGATGCTTTCAACAGCCTGCCTGCGGTTTTGTTGCCTCCTGCCGATTCGACCAATGCCTTGAATTCTGTATCGCTGGGCAGGTGCCAACCTTCGGGGCATGCGTTCTGTGCGGCGTTCCAGGAGTACATCCTGCCTTGTTCGGCACAGTTTTCGGTCATGCCGTCATAGCAGCAACTTTCGGTTGTCTCGTACCTCAAGTTTTCTGCCATCCATGTCTGGTCGTTGATTTTTACGGTCTTGTAAGTTTGTCCGTCACGCGGATCGACCATGAAATCGCCTTTGACGCAACGCACGAAATGGTAGTCGTCGCTGCAGAGCATCGCTTCGCAGTAGTCGCTGCCGCCAAAGCGGTAGTGCCTGAGCTTTTTTACTTCGACATTGCCGTTGTCGTCTGGCCAAAGAGGAATGTTCTTTGCATCCAGTGTCCAGTAAGATGAAAATGCGAAGAATTCGGCATGGTCTTCGGCACATTCGCCTTCGTAATAATGGCGGGTCAAGGTGGAAATGTTCAACCCGTAGGCGTCAGTGGGGTAGAAGAACATTTCTACATCCGTTGGGAAAACTTGATCTCCTCCGAGATTGCCGTATTCGTATATGGCGTAGAAAGGTTTCTGGTTCGAGGTCGCGAAAAAGTCGTCGAAAGATGCAGATGGGGGGAGCTCCGATTTTAGTTTAAGGAATTCGGATGCCTTGGGGAGACGCCAACCGCTTGGGCAAATTCCGTTGTTGATATCCGCTTCGGGGTATTCAAGGCCTGCGTCTGCAGGTAGGGGCCTTTGTTTTTTCCAACGGGGGTTCGTAAATGTCCGGCTTCCTGGAGTTTTGTATTGCAAGTCTTGTGCCATCCAGGTTTGTTCATCGATCTTGACGGTGTTGTATTTTTTCCCGTCACGTGGGTCAGTCATTTTTCCCATTTCGAATTTACGCGGAACCTTGGTGAATCCCCAAAACTTGACTTTGGTGATAAACACGTCTTCCCATTTTCTTCCTGGGTAAATGTCTTCGATTTCGATGATTATCTTACGCACATTTTCGAGGGGCTTGTCAAAAACGATGATGTCGGCATGGGTCTTTTTGTAACCGTCCCATTTGGGCTTTGCAAGTACGACTTTTTTGACAAGGTTGTCTTTTGTGTTCAAGTAAATCTTTATGTGCTTTGCGAGGCTGTTGTTCTCGTAAGCGGCCGAGTCGCTCAGGTTCCCGTTGAACAAGGTGATGACGCTAACCTGTTGGGCCCCCATGGTGAATTCTAGCGTGATGGGCCTGTCTTGGTACGTGGCACCCCATGTCTGGTAGAAGGGGTGCACGTTTTTTTTCATGATCATGTTTTCGGGCCTGTAAGTGTTCTTGCCTTTGTCTAGCAAAGTCGAGGAGGCCTTGGCATTGTCAATAGGGATGGATGTGATTGCATGGGAAAGCGAAAAGCCTGCTACAAGGACCATTATTATCGGTATCGTAATTAATTTCATCACGCGACCCAATATATGTTTTTTTTATCGAATCAAACTCTATGCGATAAGACAAAACAATGATTTTTTATCAATGAAAATTACTGGAGCCTATGTTGAATCCATCGGCTGGGCAAATTGGGATTACAGGAAAATCAATCCCAGGATGCCCACGGCCCACACGTACCAGGCGAAGTGCTGGAACTTGCCCTTCTGCACGAAGTTCATGAGCCACTTGAGGGCGATGATGCCGAAGATGAAGGCAACGACCATGCCCACGAGGAGTTCCGGTGTGAAGCTGCCAGCATCGGCACACTGGGCGGCTTTTTCGGGATTTTCCAAGGCCATCTGGGCGACCTTCTCGACGTTCTGGCACTTGAACCACTTGAGCACATCGAGCAATGCAGCGCCACCCACGGCAGGGATGCTCATGAGGAAACTGAATTCGCCGGCGTATTTGCGGTTCACGCCCATGAACATCATGGCGCTGATGGTGGAGCCGCTGCGGCTGATGCCCGGGATGCAGGCGATGCCCTGCACGGTGCCGGTCACGAGGGCTCGCCACCAGTTCATCTTGACCCCTTCGTTATCCGGATGCTTGGCGCCCGTGGGGCCCCACTGCGAAGTGAAAAGCAGAAGACCGGTGAAGAGTTCGGCGACGCAAACGGCGCGCGGG
This window contains:
- a CDS encoding FISUMP domain-containing protein, translated to MKLITIPIIMVLVAGFSLSHAITSIPIDNAKASSTLLDKGKNTYRPENMIMKKNVHPFYQTWGATYQDRPITLEFTMGAQQVSVITLFNGNLSDSAAYENNSLAKHIKIYLNTKDNLVKKVVLAKPKWDGYKKTHADIIVFDKPLENVRKIIIEIEDIYPGRKWEDVFITKVKFWGFTKVPRKFEMGKMTDPRDGKKYNTVKIDEQTWMAQDLQYKTPGSRTFTNPRWKKQRPLPADAGLEYPEADINNGICPSGWRLPKASEFLKLKSELPPSASFDDFFATSNQKPFYAIYEYGNLGGDQVFPTDVEMFFYPTDAYGLNISTLTRHYYEGECAEDHAEFFAFSSYWTLDAKNIPLWPDDNGNVEVKKLRHYRFGGSDYCEAMLCSDDYHFVRCVKGDFMVDPRDGQTYKTVKINDQTWMAENLRYETTESCCYDGMTENCAEQGRMYSWNAAQNACPEGWHLPSDTEFKALVESAGGNKTAGRLLKASTGWKNGNGTDEYGFSALPTGYCTLPANGYTPSEQAGEQAYLWTSSRSECPAENCESASGLRFDVNSAGFADESGFDGTLALPIRCVKNKEPLD
- a CDS encoding undecaprenyl-diphosphate phosphatase translates to MFESIILGLLQGLAEFLPISSSGHLVLGHELLGMNEAGMFFDIMLHAGTLLSIFVVFHKKITDIIVGCIRRDRDQLKEAGYIILASIPTALIGLGFKDLLEGLFENPRAVCVAELFTGLLLFTSQWGPTGAKHPDNEGVKMNWWRALVTGTVQGIACIPGISRSGSTISAMMFMGVNRKYAGEFSFLMSIPAVGGAALLDVLKWFKCQNVEKVAQMALENPEKAAQCADAGSFTPELLVGMVVAFIFGIIALKWLMNFVQKGKFQHFAWYVWAVGILGLIFL
- the tatA gene encoding twin-arginine translocase TatA/TatE family subunit, which encodes MSIGIPEIILIVVVVLLLFGAKRIPELARSLGKAQNEYKKAKDALKEEAEDLQKTVEKAAEKEN
- the queC gene encoding 7-cyano-7-deazaguanine synthase QueC, translating into MKDALLVLSGGMDSTTLLYERAAEIALAVSFDYGSNHNDNEIPFARFHCEKLGIPHITLPLKFMHDYFTSSLLSGADAIPEGDYSSENMKSTVVPFRNGIMLSVAAGLAESRNLAKVMMANHFGDHAIYPDCREEFVKNMSAAIAAGTYAGITIDAPYTNISKADIARKGKTLGIDYSETWSCYKGGKIHCGKCATCLERKAALAEAGINDTTEYEA
- the tatC gene encoding twin-arginine translocase subunit TatC, yielding MPEQENSLVSHLEALRRALIRSLVALAIGIVPIFFVSPYVLGWFCEQIALQGGITLHYFSPMEVFLLQVKISALLDCVLFSPYIAWNMWQFVLPALYDKEKRFVRSIAVLTSLLFVAGVSFCLIVCFPLVVRFGMSFAGDMLMPVFGISNLVSLALWLSFAFGCMFQFPLVTYALIRGGIVSYETVCNKRPYVVVGILLLAALLTPPDVVSQLILGMPTYLLFETGLLAARPYKGREQKES